GAAGAGGGAATGTGGCTTAAAAGACTTGTCACAGAGGGGAAAAATCCTGAAGTTAAAATTACAACCAACTCTTACTGCAGGGAAGTTGAAACGGCAAACATTATATTTTCGCTTCCCGGCAAAGTCAAAGATAAGATCGTCATAGGAGCCCACTTCGACTCGTGGGACATCAGCCAGGGAGCGGTTGATAACGGGCAGGGTTCGGCAATTTTACTTGACGTGGCCCGCCTGATGAACACTTTCTCTGCGGATAATTATTACTCAATCGACTTTGTATGGTTTAACGGCGAAGAGCTAGGACTCTGGGGCTCAAAGAAATATGCCGAAATGCATTCGGCTGAACCGATTGCTGCAATGATCAATATGGATATGACAGGTTCTCCCAGGGGCTTTAACTGCATGGGCTTTGATGAATTCAAAGGCTTCTTTGAAAACCTTAGGAACTCCCTTAACGGCTTCGACCTCTCCTCGGGCGTTGCAAGCGTGCCTTATACCAACAGCGACCACATACCTTTTATGTTTAAGGGTATACCGGCTTTCTCTGTGATGGGTCACCTGGATGAGGAATCCGTAAAATACTATCATACATCGGGGGATGATTTCGACAAGGTAAATAAAAAACAGCTTTCTGAAGCCTCAGCCGTTGTATCGATTATGCTTCATGAACTTGCTAATTATACCAGGCTTTCCGAAGGGCACAAGAACAGCCGGCAGATGGCCGACCTCTTCAGAAAGTTTCATCTGGATGAAAGATTAAAACGCCAGAAAGAGTGGATCTACAATAACTGATCTTTTGTCCTGAGATGATAACTCTTACTGCGGCTCAGCCGGACTGCCCTGCGGCAATTCACTGAGCCGTTTTTTTTGTTCGTTTTCCCTTCCTCTTAAGCTTTCATTTCAGCCCCTGAAAAAGAAAAAAATATTCAGAAAAAATAATTTGGACTTTAATAAAAAATTCTTTAACATTTACTGAATTTCTAATGCAGTTGATATTTAAGGATTCCTTTCGTATATCATATGTAGCTTTCTGGAGCCGTGGCTCTGAAAAATAAATATTGAAAGACTATACAGGCATTTTCAGAGCATCTGGCCTTAAGGCTGATACTTCACCGGGAACACTTTTGTTTTAGAGACAGGGCCCGGATGATTTAGTTTTCACATAACTTGCATAAATAAAATGAACAGGACTTCCAAAAGAAAAACTGATATTGATCTGCCTCTGGTACTTCAGTCTTCGGACCATTTTTTCAATTTGTCGCAGGAGCTCCTTTGCCTTTGCAATTCAGAGGGCCTTATTAAGAGAGTTAATCCGGCCTGGCAGAAGACACTCGGCTATACTGAAAAAGAGCTGCTCGAAAGCAACTTTTTCGAACTCCTGCACAGCGGCGATATTGAACTGATGAAGAGCATCCTCATGAGTCCGGATATAAATTTTCCCGTTAAGACAGAGATGAGACTCCGTAACAGAAGCGGCCATTACAGAATGGTTTCCTGGATTATTTCACGTTCAAGCGAAGAAGGGCTAATCTATTTGTCAGGCAATATATTTTTAACAGAAAAAGAACCTGAAAGACCAATACCCGACGGGGAGATCTATTTCAGGTCACTCATTGAAAACTCACTCGACGTTAAATCAATTTTTGATGAGGAAGGGGTCTTCCAGTATGTAAGCCCCTCGGTAGAGAAAATGCTGGGCTATAAACCCGGAGAACTTATCGGGAAAAACCTTATCCGGTTTACGCATCCTGAAGACATAACCAGGCTGATCAAGGTCTTCGGCAAGGTCGTCAAAACTCCCGAGAGCACCTCTTCAGTTGAGTTCCGCGTCAGGGACAAGGAATTCAAATGGCACTCTATTGAAAGCATGATGAGAAATATGCTGCATAACCCTTCGGTAAGAGGAGTTGTCGTAAACTCAAGAGATATTACACAGCGTAAAGACGCCGAAAATACAATCCATACGCTCTTAAGCATCAGCAAGAAACTGAACTCCACGCTGAATGTGGATCTGCTCGTTGAGGCACTGGTAGAGGAGGCCCTTAAGCTTTCCGACTCCGAGAGCGGCTGCGCCGGGCTTAAGACGGCCGAAGGCATGGTATGTAAAAAGTTTTTCTTTAACGGGGTAGCACAGGATTTTGAATACTGCTGGACACCGGGCATGGGTATTGCAGGAAGGCTGATCGTTAATAAGAGCCCTTATATTACAAATAACGCGTTAAAAGACCCCATCATTCTCCCTGAAATCCGCGACAGGTTTTCTATTAAATCAGGAGCATATGTTTCAATACTAAACTCACAGGGTGATGTGATCGGGTTCCTTTCGGTCTATAATAAGAAAAACGACATGAACTTTACCGAGGCCGATAAGGAAAAGCTTGTTGCCCTTGCACAGCTGGCTTCAACGGCAATCCAGAACGCAATTGCATACCAGAAGATACAGACCGCCGAGTTCCAGCTCAAAAACTCACGCGAGCAGCTTAGACGCCTTTCGGCCCATACTCAGTCGGCCAGGGAAGAAGAGCGCACAAGGATCTCAAGGGAAATCCATGACGAGCTCGGACAGGCGCTTACCGGCCTCAAGATGGACCTTTCTTGGCTGGATAAGAAACTACAGGCTGAAGGACAGCCGGCAGAAGCTGTTACTGAAAAAATTAACGCAATGTATTCTCTCATAAACGCTACAATTAAGTCTGTCCGCAAGATCTCCTCTGAACTCAGGCCGGGAGTGCTGGATTACCTTGGAATCTCGGCAGCCATTGAATGGCAGGCGCAGGAATTCCAGAACAGGACAGGCATTGCGTGCAGGATTGTTGCAATGCCTAAGGAACTGGAGCTCGATCAGAACTTCTCTACGGCACTGTTCAGGATTTTCCAGGAAACCCTCACAAATATTGCCCGCCATGCCTCTGCAACTAAGATTGAGATCAGCCTCGTGCACGAAAGCGGCAATATTATACTCGCAATTAAAGACAACGGAAGGGGCATTACAGAAGAGGAAATCTTAAATACAAAGTCTTTTGGACTCCTTGGAATGCGCGAAAGAGCTTATCTTTTAGGCGGCGAGTTCTCAATTAAGGGTACGCCGGGCAAGGGTACCACTGTAACGGTTACAATACCTGTCGGAGATTTAAAAGATAAAGGGGGAGCAGTATGATAAAAATTTTAATTGGCGACGACCATGCTATTGTAAGGCAGGGTCTAAAACAGATAATCTTTGAAGGCAAAGGCAAATGCACCTGCGGCGAGGCTGAAAACGGCCAGGTGGTCCTTGATATGCTGGATAAGGAAGACTGGGATGTTGTTATACTGGACATTTCAATGCCCGGAATGAGCGGGCTCGATATATTGAAGGAAATTAAGAAAACAAAACCACGCCTGCCGGTCCTGGTGCTCACCATGCATTCAGAGGACCAGTTTGCACTCCGCTCCATTAAAGCCGGAGCCTCTGGCTACCTGACAAAGGACAGCGCGCCCGAGGAACTCATTAAGGCAATCAATAAGGTTATGGATGGCGGCAAATACGTCAACCAGCAGCTGGCCGAAATCCTGGCCGCCGATATTGAAAGAAAAGCCGAAGGGCCCCTGCACGACACTCTTTCGGACAGGGAATACCAGGTAATGCGCCTTATTGCTTCCGGAAGAACGGCTAAACAGATCGCTGATGAACTCGCCCTGAGCGTTAAGACCATCAGCACCTACAGGGCCAGACTCCTGGAAAAAATGAAAATGAAGACCAACGCGGAACTGACCTACTATGCTATTCAGAATAAACTCGTTGAATAGCTCCGGAATCCAGGTTTTCAGGCTCAGTCTTGTAGGTCTTATACTTACCTGATTATTGGCCAAAGACTGACAATTTATTCAGTTTTTTTCCGATTTCAGGCAGGGAGAAATTTCTCTATATTAATATAGAGGTTTGCCCCCATTGAAATTTTGACCGGCATCACTTATTATATAATAAAGGGCACCTTCAGTAATAATTAATTTCAGAATTGAATGCAGTTTAACTAAACCGAAAAATGATTAATAACTTAATGATAGGTTCAGGGACTTTTTCTACGTCACGTTACAATGTAAAGACAGATAAATTAAACGTTTTTATTTCGGATGATTCACCTGTTGTTCGTGTCCGCTTGGCTAATATGATTGCTGATATTGACGGCATAAGTCTGATTGGAGAAGCTGCGAACGTACAAGATTCAATCGAAAAGATAAATCAGCTCAGGCCTAATGCGGTCATACTGGATATCTGCATGCCCGGCGGCAGCGGTATTGATGTATTAAAGAAAGTCAGACAGCTGAATAGCTCTGCCATTATCATTGTACTTACAAACTACCCCTTCCCCCAGTACAGGAAGATCTGCATGGAAGCCGGGGCGGATTACTTTTTCGACAAGTCCAACGAATTTCATAAAGTGCTGGATATCTTTAAGAATCTGGCATCTCACCAGGACTAACAAACAGTTTCCCCTTTCTCTGATTTTCTGCAAAATGGCTTAAAAAATGAGCGGCAATTAAGACGCGCGGCAAAAGGTCTTTTCACAGGTTTTTCTTGATACTTACCTGTAAAATTGCTTATATACCGGAGGAAAAAAAAGGAGCATTATCTTGATTGAACGCATTTTGAACCTTTCCTATTTCGGCAACACGGTTTCTGAATACCTGACCTGCATAGGAATAATTGTAGCCGCTTCACTGATTATTAAAGTCCTCCGGGCCGTTTTCCTGAACAGGCTGAATATAAGGGCAAAGAAGACGAAGTCAAAAGTACTCGAATTCATTTCAATTAATACAGATAAGTTTTTAATCCCCCTTTTGTACCTGGCAGCAGTCTATACCGGAATTACTTTCCTCAACCTGCCCCGGTATTTAAGACGTGACGTTGACACAGCATCAATTGTTATTACAACCTTTTTTGCAGTCCGCTTTGTCATTTTGGTTATCAATTACTCCATCGGCTATTTCTTCAAGGCAAGAAACGAGGGGGAGACAACAAGCCTGAAGGGAATTTCAACCTTTATCAGCATTGCCGCTTGGTTTATTGGACTCATGTTCCTCCTGGATAACCTCGGCTTTAAGATTTCAACCGTTATTGCGGGCCTTGGAATCGGCGGTATTGCCGTTGCCCTTGCCGCACAGGCTGTCCTGGGCGACTTTTTCAGCTATTTTGTAATTTTCTTCGACCGCCCATTTGAGATCGGGGACTATATTACCGTAGACGACAAGCAGGGTATGGTTGAAAAAATAGGCATTAAAACAACACGCCTTACCAGCCTTACGGGTGAAGAGATCATATTCCCGAACTCAAACCTTACTAATTCCAGAATACATAATTTCAAGAGAATGGAATCCAGGCGCGTCGCCTTTAAGACCAGTGTGGTAAACCAGGCCCCTGCGATGAGCCTGAAGGAGATACCGGATATAATAAAGAATATTATAGGTGAAGTTAAGGATGCAAAGTTCGACCGCTCAAACCTGCAGTCACTAGGCGACAGCAAGTTTAATTTTGAAACAGTGTACTACGTTTCCGGTCCGGACTATAAAAAATATATGGACATCCAGCAGGCAATAAATATTAGAATGTATGAGGAGTTTGAAAAAAGAGGCATAAAAATAGCCTGAAGGTGCTTTGGCGGGAGCAGACTCGCGCTCCCGCCTGATAATCCTGTTCAGAGGGCTTTAATTTAACGCCCGGCAAAGCTTTAACGCCCTATTAACATCTTAAAATCCGTGTAAAAATCATCATCCTTCGGCAGTGCGCCTTCTATCTGGCAGACACCTGAGGCAAACTCAGTTGCAATGCCGTTTATCCTCTTAATCGGCCAGCCTTGCAAATACCCTATTGCCAGTATTGCCGAATACGCGTCCCCGGCGCCAACCGTATCTGCAATCTGCGACAGACTGGCCTTGTAGCTGTCCTTTTCATTCCCCTTGTATAGTGCCGCCCCCTGGGCCCCCATAGTAACGCATAGGAGCTCTATATGGAATTCCTCCATCAGCCTCAAGGCTGCGCTGTCCATTTCGAACAAACCGCCGTAAAGGAGCTCATAGATAAGCTCCAGCTCGCTTAAGTTTACTTTCAGCACATTGGAAGCTTTAAGCGATGAGGTTACAATCTCCTTGTCATAATAATGCTGGCGGATATTAATGTCGCAGAAGTACTTTATGTTAAGCCCCCAGAGCGAGCGGATAGCGTCTCTTGAAACAGGGTTTCTCTGTGCCAGCGACCCAAAGTATAGCATTGAGGCATTTTTGCTCACAAACTCCCTTGTTTCACTGCTTACCTTTATAAAGTCATAAGCGCAGTTTTCTACAATCGTAAAGCACGGATCGCCGTTTTTATCTACCTTCACCGTTGCTGCACCGGTGGGGTGCAGAGGGTCCTTTTCCACGAAATCCCGTGGAATGCTGCTCCCTGCCATCTTTTCAATTATTTCATCTCCTGAACTGTCACTTCCAACCTTTGAGATGAAATACCCCCGTCCCAGGAGTTTATTTATGTGATATATGAAGTTAAAAGGTGCGCCCCCGAGCCATCTGCAGCATGGGAATTCGTCAAAAAGGACTTCTCCTATTGCAGCGACACTTAAATTTTCTCTGCCCGTATTTTCTTTCCCGCCTTTTTCCAAGTTAAGCCTTTTTTTTAAGTTTCTGATATTCATGGCCGGAAGTTACAACTTTAATTCCATAATTTCACCACCCCTTGGGGCTTCCGGCCTTAACGCTCAAAGATCTTTTGCTATTTCCAAAAACCTTTTATAGGGTATTGCGCTCCAGCTTTCGGCCTTAACGGCACCCTGCGACATGGTTATAAGCGATACCTTTGCCGCATCTTCCTCACTTGGAGCCTCATAAATATCCATAAAATCAAACGGCCCCAGGAGTGCATAATGGTCTATCCATTTTACTTCAGGACATTTCTTCTTAACCTCTTCAAACCACTCACGCCCCATGGTTTCTCTTCTTTTAGGATTATGTTGGTTATCAACGGATAATTTTGTCAGCAGCACATAGGTGGACATACGTACCTCCTTTAATAAACTGTTTTGACACAATCGGATGGGATTTATTGTTATTGTAAGAATTTTAGGCTAAACCCGCAAGGCGAAGACTAAACAATAAGAAATGATTTACAAGGAAATGATTTACGGAATTCCGGAGGACGCCTCACAGGGAGTTAGTGGTAATTCCTTAGGCTGTATGCCGTAATTTAATCAAACTCTGTCGTCCATTCGGCTTTGTGGTACTTGCTGAAGAACTTCCGGATCTGTTTAATTGTAACCCTTGCGTGCGATAACTCGGGTATTTCACTTTCGCTGAAAAATTCCACGCCGCTTGTTTCAATGCTTAAGGTTTCCTTGCCTCCCTGAAGCTCACAGAGGAAAAATATCTTGTAGACGTGAAAAGGATGAGGCGGATAGTGCCCCTGCTTGTCGCGGTCGTATAGGGCAAGAAGCCTGGTGGCTTTAACAATAAAGCCCGACTCTTCAAAGACTTCCCTTTCAACTGCCGTTGACGGGGGTTCATTCGGATCGGCCCAGCCTCCGGGAAGCGTCCACCGCCCGTCGGACTTCTCCTTTACCATTAGAATCCTGTCGTCCTTAAAAACCACGCCCCTTACGTCCACTCTCGGAGTTGCATAGCCTGTCTGCTCTGAAAAAAGCTCTTTTATCACCTCTTTTTTTACCAGTGAATGCTCCGAGAGTATCTCAGCGGCAACTTCCATTACAGACTTGTATCTTTCAATGTCAAATTCGTTTGTGGCGTATTCAAGCCCGTTCTGGGCAAGAGCCTGCAGGCTCTTGGCCCATTCCAGCCATTTAGGAATCATAATAATTCTCTTTTTTATACCCGTTAACTGAAAAACTCCCCTGCTTCCTTAAGTGTCTTAAGGACATCCTTTTTCCCGGCCTCAACGTCCGTCACAATCTCGCCTACGCCTTTTAAGAGCACAAACCTGATCTTTCCGTTTTTGTTTTTCTTATCGCTAAGCATTGCATTATAAAGCGAGTTTAAGTTCAGTTTGCTGAACTTTATATCAGGATGAAAATCCCTCAGCATTCGGGATATCTTCAGGAATTTTTCTTCATTTAAGTACCCAAGGCGGCGGGAGAGAATAAGGGCGCATGCAAGTCCTGCAATTACAGCCTCACCGTGCTTGATTTTATAATCGAGCACGCTTTCGTATGCGTGCGCAAATGTGTGTCCCAGATTAAGTATCTTTCTTTTCCCGCCTTCTTTTTCGTCTTCTGAGACGACCTCTGTTTTTATCTTAACCGACTTTGCTGCGGCCTTTTCTACCACTTCCGGGTTCTTCTTAAGCAGTTTCCCCGTGTTAGCCTCAATGAACCTGTAGAAGGCCATGTCGGACAGATACGCATACTTCAGTATCTCCCCCGTTCCGCAGAGCACTTCTTTATGAGGAAGGCTCTTAATAAATTCCAGATCCGCCAGCACGAACTCAGGCTGGTAGAAAGCCCCGATGATGTTCTTTATATTATTTAGATTTATTCCTGTCTTGCCTCCAATTGCGCTGTCACTTACGGCAAGGAGTGTGGTTGGCACCTGGATATATTTAACGCCGCGCATAAA
This DNA window, taken from Ignavibacteria bacterium, encodes the following:
- a CDS encoding M28 family peptidase, yielding MKKILFSFLSLLLLLSTLKCQVNKTWSEITGSAFLENRSYEAFRNICDMAGGRLIGSEANEKAMQILTGELKSLGISARSESFKVPGWFRGDDEVQITSPLNRKLQAIALGYVNSHPAFAAGVAYAGFGFDEDYSGIDVNNKIALVTSEAPKGKEPLLRYEAIDIASRHGAKAILFICEHPGMYNLAGTGNFQGTNTPVPAYSLTYEEGMWLKRLVTEGKNPEVKITTNSYCREVETANIIFSLPGKVKDKIVIGAHFDSWDISQGAVDNGQGSAILLDVARLMNTFSADNYYSIDFVWFNGEELGLWGSKKYAEMHSAEPIAAMINMDMTGSPRGFNCMGFDEFKGFFENLRNSLNGFDLSSGVASVPYTNSDHIPFMFKGIPAFSVMGHLDEESVKYYHTSGDDFDKVNKKQLSEASAVVSIMLHELANYTRLSEGHKNSRQMADLFRKFHLDERLKRQKEWIYNN
- a CDS encoding PAS domain S-box protein — encoded protein: MNRTSKRKTDIDLPLVLQSSDHFFNLSQELLCLCNSEGLIKRVNPAWQKTLGYTEKELLESNFFELLHSGDIELMKSILMSPDINFPVKTEMRLRNRSGHYRMVSWIISRSSEEGLIYLSGNIFLTEKEPERPIPDGEIYFRSLIENSLDVKSIFDEEGVFQYVSPSVEKMLGYKPGELIGKNLIRFTHPEDITRLIKVFGKVVKTPESTSSVEFRVRDKEFKWHSIESMMRNMLHNPSVRGVVVNSRDITQRKDAENTIHTLLSISKKLNSTLNVDLLVEALVEEALKLSDSESGCAGLKTAEGMVCKKFFFNGVAQDFEYCWTPGMGIAGRLIVNKSPYITNNALKDPIILPEIRDRFSIKSGAYVSILNSQGDVIGFLSVYNKKNDMNFTEADKEKLVALAQLASTAIQNAIAYQKIQTAEFQLKNSREQLRRLSAHTQSAREEERTRISREIHDELGQALTGLKMDLSWLDKKLQAEGQPAEAVTEKINAMYSLINATIKSVRKISSELRPGVLDYLGISAAIEWQAQEFQNRTGIACRIVAMPKELELDQNFSTALFRIFQETLTNIARHASATKIEISLVHESGNIILAIKDNGRGITEEEILNTKSFGLLGMRERAYLLGGEFSIKGTPGKGTTVTVTIPVGDLKDKGGAV
- a CDS encoding response regulator transcription factor, producing the protein MIKILIGDDHAIVRQGLKQIIFEGKGKCTCGEAENGQVVLDMLDKEDWDVVILDISMPGMSGLDILKEIKKTKPRLPVLVLTMHSEDQFALRSIKAGASGYLTKDSAPEELIKAINKVMDGGKYVNQQLAEILAADIERKAEGPLHDTLSDREYQVMRLIASGRTAKQIADELALSVKTISTYRARLLEKMKMKTNAELTYYAIQNKLVE
- a CDS encoding response regulator, coding for MINNLMIGSGTFSTSRYNVKTDKLNVFISDDSPVVRVRLANMIADIDGISLIGEAANVQDSIEKINQLRPNAVILDICMPGGSGIDVLKKVRQLNSSAIIIVLTNYPFPQYRKICMEAGADYFFDKSNEFHKVLDIFKNLASHQD
- a CDS encoding mechanosensitive ion channel, which produces MIERILNLSYFGNTVSEYLTCIGIIVAASLIIKVLRAVFLNRLNIRAKKTKSKVLEFISINTDKFLIPLLYLAAVYTGITFLNLPRYLRRDVDTASIVITTFFAVRFVILVINYSIGYFFKARNEGETTSLKGISTFISIAAWFIGLMFLLDNLGFKISTVIAGLGIGGIAVALAAQAVLGDFFSYFVIFFDRPFEIGDYITVDDKQGMVEKIGIKTTRLTSLTGEEIIFPNSNLTNSRIHNFKRMESRRVAFKTSVVNQAPAMSLKEIPDIIKNIIGEVKDAKFDRSNLQSLGDSKFNFETVYYVSGPDYKKYMDIQQAINIRMYEEFEKRGIKIA
- a CDS encoding GYD domain-containing protein is translated as MSTYVLLTKLSVDNQHNPKRRETMGREWFEEVKKKCPEVKWIDHYALLGPFDFMDIYEAPSEEDAAKVSLITMSQGAVKAESWSAIPYKRFLEIAKDL
- a CDS encoding NUDIX hydrolase, whose amino-acid sequence is MIPKWLEWAKSLQALAQNGLEYATNEFDIERYKSVMEVAAEILSEHSLVKKEVIKELFSEQTGYATPRVDVRGVVFKDDRILMVKEKSDGRWTLPGGWADPNEPPSTAVEREVFEESGFIVKATRLLALYDRDKQGHYPPHPFHVYKIFFLCELQGGKETLSIETSGVEFFSESEIPELSHARVTIKQIRKFFSKYHKAEWTTEFD
- the aroB gene encoding 3-dehydroquinate synthase, producing MKKFNIELKDRTIPVLLGSGIFGTIVSEIEKRKLRGNILLITDGNVNRLYRKKVEKAFEGFKGNFNTLVLKPGENTKSQENLNKIYSFLLKKKYSRDTLIIAMGGGVIGDIAGFAAATFMRGVKYIQVPTTLLAVSDSAIGGKTGINLNNIKNIIGAFYQPEFVLADLEFIKSLPHKEVLCGTGEILKYAYLSDMAFYRFIEANTGKLLKKNPEVVEKAAAKSVKIKTEVVSEDEKEGGKRKILNLGHTFAHAYESVLDYKIKHGEAVIAGLACALILSRRLGYLNEEKFLKISRMLRDFHPDIKFSKLNLNSLYNAMLSDKKNKNGKIRFVLLKGVGEIVTDVEAGKKDVLKTLKEAGEFFS